A part of Curtobacterium sp. MCLR17_036 genomic DNA contains:
- a CDS encoding O-antigen ligase family protein, with amino-acid sequence MTDGRVDRHVLGRRYLSAWIGFSAGGRFSQALATVIVLFGFGQPTVQALVGPAGTWAVLVTLFVLAGLSLLGQRYRIEWHGVLPLSLLAFVGYCALSVLWSEYSWVALRGFTETVGFIGLGLYLALGRDLVQVIRASGDAFRILLVTALGLEVLAGLVLDVPFPAFGIRGDIAYGGPIQGIGGTRNFMGFIAAMALVTFVVEFLTRSVTVWRAIGSTALAVIALMLVQSPITGLAMIALAITALALWSLRHARPATRPVVNGVLGAAVLLALVLAVLARGRLLAEIGAAGGTATRVDLWSQIRVFVAQYPIQGWGWVGTWPNEAVVPYVTFIDPAGARFTSGLNAFVDAWLQIGLAGTIILAVTALLAFARAWVTATTFPGVAYVWPAAVLVLLAVTSSAESYLLHGAGLMVFVTVLVIAARRRSWRRHLPRV; translated from the coding sequence GTGACGGACGGCCGGGTGGACAGACACGTGCTCGGGCGCCGCTACCTGTCGGCCTGGATCGGGTTCTCGGCGGGTGGCCGGTTCAGCCAGGCGCTCGCGACCGTCATCGTGCTGTTCGGCTTCGGCCAGCCCACCGTGCAGGCCCTGGTCGGCCCTGCCGGCACCTGGGCCGTGCTCGTCACGCTGTTCGTGCTCGCCGGGCTGAGCCTGCTCGGGCAGCGCTACCGGATCGAGTGGCACGGCGTGCTCCCCCTGTCACTGCTGGCCTTCGTCGGCTACTGCGCGCTGAGCGTGCTCTGGAGCGAGTACTCCTGGGTCGCCCTGCGCGGCTTCACCGAGACGGTGGGCTTCATCGGACTCGGGCTCTACCTGGCGCTCGGGCGCGACCTGGTGCAGGTGATCCGGGCGTCGGGCGATGCCTTCCGGATCCTGCTCGTCACGGCCCTCGGCCTCGAGGTCCTGGCCGGCCTCGTCCTCGACGTCCCCTTCCCCGCCTTCGGCATCCGCGGGGACATCGCCTACGGCGGCCCGATCCAGGGCATCGGCGGCACCCGCAACTTCATGGGCTTCATCGCCGCGATGGCACTCGTCACCTTCGTCGTCGAGTTCCTCACCCGGTCGGTGACCGTCTGGCGGGCGATCGGGTCGACCGCACTCGCCGTGATCGCCCTCATGCTCGTGCAGTCCCCCATCACCGGCCTCGCGATGATCGCCCTGGCGATCACGGCGCTCGCGCTCTGGTCCCTCCGGCACGCCCGCCCGGCGACCCGCCCCGTGGTGAACGGCGTGCTCGGCGCCGCGGTCCTGCTCGCCCTCGTGCTCGCGGTCCTCGCACGCGGCCGCCTGCTCGCCGAGATCGGCGCCGCCGGCGGCACCGCCACCCGCGTCGACCTGTGGTCGCAGATCCGGGTGTTCGTCGCCCAGTACCCGATCCAGGGCTGGGGCTGGGTCGGCACCTGGCCGAACGAGGCGGTCGTCCCCTACGTCACCTTCATCGACCCCGCCGGCGCCCGGTTCACCTCGGGCCTGAACGCCTTCGTCGACGCCTGGCTGCAGATCGGGCTCGCGGGCACGATCATCCTCGCGGTGACGGCCCTGCTCGCGTTCGCCCGGGCCTGGGTGACGGCGACGACCTTCCCCGGGGTCGCGTACGTGTGGCCCGCCGCGGTCCTCGTGCTGCTCGCGGTGACGAGCTCGGCCGAGAGCTACCTGCTGCACGGCGCGGGGCTGATGGTCTTCGTGACGGTGCTCGTGATCGCCGCCCGGCGGCGCTCCTGGCGCCGGCACCTGCCGCGCGTGTAG
- a CDS encoding O-antigen ligase family protein, with protein MTNTWPLARGTVPEREAFAFGATTLFVLFAGDAVPNTLTWVGAGVLWALVAAWGGTILVRARPPIVRTPWALWAFLAWCLVSLVWSHWRFATISSLVVQVICAAVAFAIASTLTWRRIGDAIGLALRWVLLLSLVFEAVVAVVVRHPIAPIWTDYGDADIPDAFYFSRAELFTGGRIQGLPGNANLLAMVALLVAIVVAVQFAEGRMRRNRAVGWLALAALVFVLTRSSTVVAAAVVVVVVALAALWIRRVPTERRTPRYLVLAVVAVAAAVAAAVLRGPVSELLGKGSDATGRGEIWVKVLGLVDQHPVVGWGWIGYWWPGIPTLADLAHRKGVTYLQAHDAYLDVWMQTGIIGLLLFAVYVLTTLSRSWASATRIGYDAALRPRTFDPVSLLPLLVVVALLVQSVAESRLLYQGNWVLFALLAIKSRIVLVGEEPLSTGDGPRTPPARREFRGTATR; from the coding sequence GTGACGAACACCTGGCCGCTCGCACGCGGGACCGTACCGGAGCGCGAGGCGTTCGCCTTCGGGGCGACCACGCTCTTCGTGCTGTTCGCGGGCGACGCGGTGCCGAACACCCTGACCTGGGTCGGCGCGGGCGTGCTCTGGGCGCTCGTCGCGGCGTGGGGCGGCACGATCCTGGTCCGGGCCCGCCCGCCGATCGTGCGCACGCCGTGGGCGCTCTGGGCGTTCCTCGCCTGGTGCCTGGTCTCGCTGGTCTGGTCGCACTGGCGGTTCGCGACGATCTCGAGCCTGGTCGTGCAGGTGATCTGCGCAGCCGTCGCGTTCGCCATCGCCTCCACGCTCACCTGGCGGCGGATCGGGGACGCGATCGGCCTCGCCCTGCGGTGGGTGCTGCTGCTCTCCCTGGTCTTCGAGGCCGTCGTCGCGGTGGTCGTGCGGCACCCGATCGCCCCGATCTGGACCGACTACGGCGACGCGGACATCCCGGACGCCTTCTACTTCTCGCGCGCCGAGCTGTTCACCGGGGGGCGCATCCAGGGCCTCCCCGGCAACGCGAACCTGCTCGCGATGGTCGCGCTCCTGGTGGCGATCGTCGTCGCCGTGCAGTTCGCCGAGGGCCGCATGCGCCGCAACCGGGCCGTCGGCTGGCTCGCCCTGGCCGCGCTCGTGTTCGTGCTGACCCGGTCCTCGACGGTCGTCGCCGCTGCCGTGGTCGTCGTCGTCGTGGCGCTGGCCGCGCTCTGGATCCGCCGGGTGCCGACCGAGCGGCGCACCCCCCGGTACCTCGTGCTCGCGGTCGTCGCGGTCGCCGCGGCCGTCGCCGCGGCGGTGCTGCGCGGCCCGGTGTCCGAGCTGCTCGGCAAGGGCTCCGACGCGACGGGACGCGGCGAGATCTGGGTGAAGGTGCTCGGCCTGGTCGACCAGCACCCGGTCGTCGGCTGGGGCTGGATCGGCTACTGGTGGCCGGGCATCCCGACCCTGGCCGACCTGGCGCACCGGAAGGGCGTCACCTACCTGCAGGCGCACGACGCGTACCTCGACGTCTGGATGCAGACCGGGATCATCGGTCTGCTCCTGTTCGCGGTGTACGTGCTCACGACGCTCTCCCGCTCGTGGGCGTCGGCGACCCGCATCGGGTACGACGCCGCGCTCCGGCCGCGCACCTTCGACCCGGTGTCGCTGCTGCCGCTCCTGGTGGTCGTCGCGCTCCTGGTGCAGTCGGTCGCCGAGTCACGACTGCTCTACCAGGGCAACTGGGTGCTCTTCGCCCTGCTGGCGATCAAGAGCCGCATCGTGCTCGTCGGCGAGGAACCGCTGTCCACCGGCGACGGGCCGCGCACCCCACCCGCCCGGCGCGAGTTCCGCGGGACCGCGACGCGCTGA
- the manA gene encoding mannose-6-phosphate isomerase, class I: protein MFLGITNTPRDYAWGSVTAIPEFLGRTVTGAPQAELWLGAHAGSPSVVVNPAMVGGADTLRDWIAAEPETALGSDRTGLPFLLKVLAAAAPLSLQAHPTPEQAEEGFAREERDGVPLDDPARNYKDPFPKPELVVALSDRFEALSGFRPVEDTLAEVRVLDAGSGRLGPLEVHLMHGLEDTVRWLETADDSALAVVQAVSDLAAALDDDLLTPNTATVRDLAASWPGDPGIVVSLLMHRVTLTAGQSMYLPAGNIHAYLDGLGIELMAPSDNVLRGGLTPKHVDVPELLRVLDFTAYPAPLLEPEHLAAGVDRFAPEGVGFALVRVTGDGRPVGLSTGGVAPLRGPSIAICTEGVVTLVGATSATLLRKGESCFVTPDEGDVTVEADSSGGVTSTVFIATGA, encoded by the coding sequence ATGTTCCTCGGCATCACCAACACGCCCCGCGACTACGCCTGGGGCTCGGTCACCGCCATCCCCGAGTTCCTCGGTCGGACCGTCACCGGAGCGCCGCAGGCGGAGCTCTGGCTCGGCGCCCACGCCGGCAGCCCGAGCGTCGTCGTGAACCCGGCCATGGTCGGCGGCGCCGACACGCTCCGCGACTGGATCGCCGCCGAACCCGAGACCGCCCTCGGGTCGGACCGCACCGGTCTGCCGTTCCTGCTCAAGGTGCTCGCCGCCGCGGCGCCGCTGTCGCTGCAGGCGCACCCGACGCCCGAGCAGGCCGAGGAGGGCTTCGCGCGCGAGGAGCGCGACGGCGTCCCCCTGGACGACCCGGCGCGGAACTACAAGGACCCGTTCCCGAAGCCCGAGCTCGTCGTCGCGCTGAGCGACCGGTTCGAGGCACTGAGCGGCTTCCGCCCGGTCGAGGACACCCTGGCCGAGGTCCGGGTGCTCGACGCCGGCAGCGGTCGGCTGGGGCCGCTCGAGGTCCACCTGATGCACGGCCTCGAGGACACCGTGCGCTGGCTCGAGACCGCCGACGACTCGGCGCTCGCCGTCGTGCAGGCCGTCAGCGACCTGGCCGCCGCCCTCGACGACGACCTGCTCACGCCGAACACCGCGACCGTCCGCGACCTCGCGGCGAGCTGGCCGGGGGACCCCGGCATCGTCGTCTCGCTGCTCATGCACCGCGTGACGCTCACCGCCGGGCAGTCGATGTACCTGCCCGCCGGGAACATCCACGCCTACCTCGACGGCCTCGGCATCGAACTGATGGCGCCCTCCGACAACGTCCTGCGCGGTGGCCTGACGCCGAAGCACGTCGACGTGCCGGAGCTGCTCCGCGTGCTCGACTTCACGGCGTACCCGGCACCCCTGCTCGAGCCGGAGCACCTGGCGGCCGGCGTCGACCGGTTCGCGCCCGAGGGCGTCGGCTTCGCGCTGGTCCGGGTGACCGGCGACGGCCGACCGGTCGGGCTGAGCACCGGCGGGGTCGCACCGCTGCGCGGCCCGTCGATCGCGATCTGCACCGAGGGCGTCGTGACGCTCGTCGGGGCGACCTCGGCGACGCTGCTGCGCAAGGGGGAGTCCTGCTTCGTCACCCCGGACGAGGGAGACGTCACGGTCGAGGCCGACTCGTCCGGCGGCGTGACCTCGACGGTGTTCATCGCCACCGGGGCGTGA
- a CDS encoding WhiB family transcriptional regulator: MNGSDFHAGVPEDWHVDPVALGVPGVRRPETDDEENPLAWQADSLCAQTDPEAFFPEKGGSTREAKKICTSCEVRSQCLEYALENDERFGIWGGLSERERRKLRKRA, encoded by the coding sequence GTGAACGGTTCCGACTTCCACGCCGGAGTTCCGGAGGACTGGCACGTCGACCCCGTCGCGCTCGGCGTGCCCGGGGTCCGTCGTCCGGAGACCGACGACGAGGAGAACCCGCTCGCCTGGCAGGCCGACTCGCTGTGCGCGCAGACCGACCCCGAGGCGTTCTTCCCGGAGAAGGGCGGTTCGACGCGCGAGGCGAAGAAGATCTGCACCTCGTGCGAGGTCCGCAGCCAGTGCCTCGAGTACGCCCTCGAGAACGACGAGCGCTTCGGCATCTGGGGCGGCCTCTCCGAGCGCGAGCGTCGCAAACTGCGGAAGCGCGCCTGA
- a CDS encoding glycosyltransferase gives MQPSVSQPRVTAILVAADGADHLDRTLDALATQTRHPENLVVVDVGSTDGSTAELSFGGSARLLRIPAGRPFGDAVRAGEREAPPAATDEPVDEWIWLLGHDNAPAPTALADLLSAVEIAPSVVVAGPKLVAQDDPSVIRSLGEATTRFGRSLALVQDELDQGQHDRHTDVMGVAAGGMLVRRSVWTELGGFDPALPDVDAALDFCIRVRLAGHRVAVVPEAKVTSAGPVEEFGRRRVSEGRRVRMHRQAQLHRRMTYAPAGLVWLHWLTLVPFAVGRAVGHLVAKHPAAVAAELAAAFAVAFGGGTARARKNLARTKKLGWSAVEPLRVSWKRVHERRTTTRDVELARVEDAPIARASFLGDGGIWVVLAAAVLSVVTLFPLLGSPALTGGGLLPLSTTVGQLWENVGYGWHSLGTGFTGPSDPFAAVLAVLGSIVFWSPSTAVVVVVLLALPLSALGAWFAVRKVTTRTWVPVIGAALYAVAPALIGAVTTGHLGAVIAHVLLPWLFIAVLESHRSWAWASGASLLFAVVAASAPSLLPVLLVGWLVALVVGWRRAHRRAFIPVPTAVLFLPLVLAQVARGNVLAVFADPGVPSATRAPSALQLTIGQPLPDWSGWLPATSGLALLASLLPVVMAVLALPLAVAAIGAVLGHRWSVAGSALVMALLGFATAFAATHVTVTGVGSTTTIVWPGSGLSVYWLALVVAACIGFDVLPKAAPLAGVVTTVLAAVAVAPAFAAFYLGGAAIQPTTGRVLSAYVNAEAQANPDVGTLVVEPQDDGSLAVALERGQGATLDDQSTLDATALRLSTSGSRLATLAGNLASRSGYDPRPALRELGVSFVLLDDAGSDPEARAVHDRAAGAIGQNALFTSIGETTNGQLFHYDGEVDRTATGSAAARATHVLYLVVLGVVFGAAALLAVPTAPRRRRATSNVIEAEEPATTFDEERDE, from the coding sequence ATGCAGCCCAGTGTCTCCCAGCCCCGTGTCACCGCGATCCTCGTCGCCGCCGACGGAGCGGACCACCTCGACCGCACGCTGGACGCCCTCGCCACCCAGACCCGGCACCCGGAGAACCTGGTGGTCGTCGACGTCGGCTCGACCGACGGATCGACCGCCGAGCTGTCCTTCGGCGGGTCCGCCCGCCTGCTCCGGATCCCCGCCGGACGCCCGTTCGGCGACGCCGTCCGGGCGGGCGAGCGGGAAGCACCGCCGGCCGCCACCGACGAGCCGGTCGACGAGTGGATCTGGCTCCTCGGGCACGACAACGCGCCCGCACCGACGGCGCTGGCCGACCTGCTCTCCGCGGTCGAGATCGCCCCGTCCGTCGTCGTCGCCGGGCCGAAGCTCGTCGCGCAGGACGACCCGTCCGTGATCCGCTCGCTCGGCGAGGCGACGACCCGCTTCGGCCGGTCGCTCGCGCTCGTGCAGGACGAACTCGACCAGGGACAGCACGACCGGCACACCGACGTCATGGGCGTCGCGGCCGGCGGCATGCTCGTCCGCCGGTCGGTGTGGACGGAGCTCGGCGGGTTCGACCCGGCGCTGCCCGACGTCGACGCCGCCCTCGACTTCTGCATCCGGGTCCGGCTCGCCGGGCACCGCGTCGCCGTCGTCCCGGAGGCCAAGGTCACGAGCGCCGGGCCGGTCGAGGAGTTCGGCCGCCGGCGGGTGTCCGAGGGGCGCCGCGTGCGGATGCACCGCCAGGCCCAGCTGCACCGTCGGATGACCTACGCACCGGCCGGGCTGGTCTGGCTGCACTGGTTGACCCTCGTGCCGTTCGCGGTCGGCCGTGCCGTCGGCCACCTCGTCGCGAAGCACCCGGCTGCCGTGGCCGCCGAACTCGCCGCCGCCTTCGCCGTGGCCTTCGGCGGCGGGACCGCCCGGGCGCGGAAGAACCTCGCCCGCACGAAGAAGCTCGGCTGGTCGGCCGTCGAACCGCTCCGCGTCAGCTGGAAGCGCGTGCACGAACGGCGGACGACCACGCGCGACGTCGAACTCGCCCGCGTCGAGGACGCGCCGATCGCCCGGGCGTCGTTCCTCGGCGACGGCGGCATCTGGGTGGTGCTCGCCGCGGCCGTCCTGAGCGTCGTGACGCTCTTCCCGCTGCTCGGCTCGCCGGCCCTGACCGGCGGCGGCCTGCTGCCGCTCAGCACGACCGTCGGACAGCTCTGGGAGAACGTCGGCTACGGCTGGCACTCGCTCGGCACCGGCTTCACCGGACCGTCCGACCCGTTCGCCGCGGTGCTCGCCGTCCTCGGTTCGATCGTCTTCTGGTCGCCGTCCACCGCGGTCGTGGTCGTCGTGCTGCTCGCCCTGCCGCTGTCGGCGCTCGGCGCCTGGTTCGCGGTCCGCAAGGTCACCACGCGCACCTGGGTGCCGGTGATCGGGGCCGCGCTGTACGCCGTCGCCCCGGCCCTGATCGGCGCGGTCACCACCGGACACCTCGGCGCGGTCATCGCGCACGTGCTGCTGCCCTGGCTGTTCATCGCCGTGCTCGAGTCGCACCGCTCGTGGGCGTGGGCCTCCGGCGCGTCGCTGCTGTTCGCCGTCGTGGCGGCCTCGGCGCCGTCGCTGCTGCCCGTCCTGCTCGTCGGCTGGCTCGTCGCGCTCGTGGTCGGCTGGCGCCGGGCGCACCGCCGGGCCTTCATCCCGGTGCCGACCGCGGTGCTGTTCCTGCCCCTCGTCCTCGCGCAGGTCGCCCGCGGCAACGTCCTCGCGGTCTTCGCCGACCCGGGCGTGCCCTCGGCGACCCGGGCACCGTCGGCCCTGCAGCTCACCATCGGCCAACCGCTGCCGGACTGGAGCGGTTGGCTGCCCGCCACCTCCGGCCTCGCACTGCTGGCCTCGCTCCTGCCCGTCGTCATGGCGGTCCTGGCGCTGCCGCTCGCGGTCGCCGCGATCGGGGCCGTCCTCGGCCACCGGTGGTCGGTCGCCGGCTCCGCCCTCGTGATGGCGCTCCTCGGCTTCGCGACCGCGTTCGCCGCGACCCACGTGACCGTCACCGGTGTCGGGTCGACGACGACGATCGTCTGGCCGGGCAGCGGGCTGTCCGTCTACTGGCTCGCCCTCGTCGTCGCCGCGTGCATCGGCTTCGACGTGCTGCCGAAGGCCGCCCCGCTCGCCGGGGTCGTCACCACCGTCCTCGCCGCGGTCGCCGTGGCCCCGGCCTTCGCGGCGTTCTACCTCGGCGGCGCGGCCATCCAGCCGACCACGGGTCGCGTGCTCAGCGCCTACGTGAACGCCGAGGCCCAGGCCAACCCCGACGTCGGCACGCTCGTCGTCGAGCCGCAGGACGACGGCTCGCTCGCGGTCGCGCTCGAACGCGGCCAGGGCGCCACCCTCGACGACCAGTCGACGCTCGACGCCACGGCGCTCCGCCTGAGCACCTCCGGCTCGCGGCTGGCGACGCTGGCCGGCAACCTGGCGAGCCGCAGCGGGTACGACCCGCGCCCGGCGCTCCGTGAGCTCGGGGTCAGCTTCGTGCTGCTCGACGACGCCGGGTCCGACCCCGAGGCCCGCGCGGTCCACGACCGTGCCGCCGGGGCGATCGGCCAGAACGCGCTCTTCACGAGCATCGGCGAGACGACGAACGGCCAGCTGTTCCACTACGACGGCGAGGTCGACCGGACGGCCACGGGTTCCGCCGCCGCGCGGGCGACCCACGTGCTGTACCTGGTCGTGCTCGGGGTGGTGTTCGGCGCCGCCGCGCTGCTCGCCGTCCCGACGGCCCCGCGTCGCCGCCGTGCCACCTCGAACGTCATCGAGGCCGAGGAACCCGCGACCACCTTCGACGAGGAGCGTGACGAATGA
- a CDS encoding DUF5719 family protein, protein MSTTTGSVRRWLIRGTATAVAVVVAAGAVTAAHAYGTSSEPGRPAGRTVQPVAADAERVCAGSALRLSDAAGNDATRASAVGTPTVATATTGSTVERSALDASTTGGSDPQLLTAPAGDRTPQVAGSSYQSVSSGDLVGAGAASCDDPSQSTWLVGGSTETGRTSIITLSNPTDVNATVDLAIFDGDGTVSAPGTTGIVVAPNTQKVVPLSGFVSDQGSTVVHVSSSGGQIVAHMQETVVRTLTPGGYDVVSGGAAPARSQVIPGVVLAGAEAAQRGDDTADAAPIVRLFVPGTRAARVTLGISTADGGGTTVNATAEPGVVTDVTLDDFPDGRYSFTVTSTEPVVAGARTTSPTDGNGDGSDLGWFASAEPLGDSAITAIAPGEGVRLNLVNPTREDRTVTIRSGDERLAVSLPSGATSTVPVQTAKQLTLTGVDGVVAGVTYRGTDGIAGFPVRPTTQVSSPVRVYP, encoded by the coding sequence ATGAGCACCACCACCGGCTCCGTCCGTCGCTGGCTGATCCGCGGCACCGCGACCGCCGTCGCCGTGGTGGTCGCGGCGGGCGCCGTGACCGCGGCGCACGCCTACGGCACCTCGTCCGAACCGGGCCGCCCGGCGGGCCGGACCGTGCAACCCGTGGCAGCGGACGCCGAGCGGGTCTGCGCCGGCAGCGCCCTGCGGCTCTCCGACGCCGCGGGGAACGACGCCACCCGGGCGAGCGCCGTCGGCACGCCGACCGTCGCCACGGCGACGACCGGCTCGACCGTCGAACGCTCTGCGCTCGACGCGTCGACGACGGGCGGCAGCGACCCGCAGCTGCTCACCGCCCCCGCCGGGGACCGCACCCCGCAGGTCGCCGGCAGCAGCTACCAGAGCGTCTCGAGCGGCGACCTGGTCGGCGCCGGAGCGGCGTCGTGCGACGACCCGTCACAGTCGACCTGGCTCGTCGGCGGCTCCACCGAGACCGGACGCACCAGCATCATCACGCTGTCGAACCCCACCGACGTCAACGCGACCGTCGACCTGGCGATCTTCGACGGCGACGGCACCGTGAGCGCCCCGGGGACGACGGGGATCGTCGTCGCCCCGAACACGCAGAAGGTCGTCCCGCTGTCCGGCTTCGTCTCGGACCAGGGCTCGACGGTCGTGCACGTCTCGTCCTCCGGCGGCCAGATCGTCGCGCACATGCAGGAGACCGTCGTCCGCACCCTCACCCCCGGTGGCTACGACGTCGTCTCCGGCGGTGCCGCCCCCGCGCGCTCGCAGGTGATCCCCGGCGTCGTGCTCGCCGGTGCCGAGGCCGCCCAGCGCGGCGACGACACCGCGGACGCGGCACCGATCGTGCGCCTGTTCGTGCCCGGCACCCGCGCGGCGCGCGTGACGCTCGGCATCTCGACGGCGGACGGCGGCGGCACCACGGTGAACGCCACCGCGGAACCCGGCGTCGTGACCGACGTCACGCTCGACGACTTCCCGGACGGCCGGTACTCGTTCACGGTGACGAGCACCGAACCCGTCGTCGCCGGCGCCCGCACGACGTCGCCGACGGACGGCAACGGCGACGGCAGCGACCTCGGCTGGTTCGCGTCGGCCGAGCCGCTCGGCGACTCGGCGATCACGGCGATCGCCCCGGGGGAGGGCGTGCGCCTCAACCTCGTGAACCCCACCCGCGAGGACCGCACCGTCACGATCCGCTCCGGCGACGAACGCCTGGCGGTGTCGCTGCCGTCCGGTGCGACGTCGACGGTGCCCGTGCAGACGGCGAAGCAGCTCACGCTGACCGGTGTCGACGGGGTCGTCGCGGGGGTCACCTACCGCGGCACGGACGGCATCGCCGGGTTCCCGGTGCGGCCGACCACGCAGGTGTCGAGCCCGGTCCGCGTCTACCCCTGA
- the galE gene encoding UDP-glucose 4-epimerase GalE — protein MSWLVTGGAGYIGSHVVRALGAAGLDTVAFDDLSSGFRSFVAEDVPFVEGTILDGELLGRTIREHGVTGVVHVAGYKYAGVSVQRPLHTYEQNVTGTATLLRAMAENDVTKVVFSSSAAVYGTPDVDVVVESTPKAPESPYGESKLIGEWLLRDMEVAAGFTTTSLRYFNVVGSGEPDLYDASPHNLFPLVFDALLAGRTPRINGDDYATPDGTCVRDYVHVADLAHSHAVAARKLADGEPLERAYNLGSGDGVSVRQIMDAMASATGIAFEPEVAPRRPGDPARIVATGEAAARDLEWSMRHTLDEMVTSAWEARRSVS, from the coding sequence ATGAGTTGGCTGGTCACCGGCGGTGCCGGGTACATCGGGTCCCACGTCGTCCGCGCGCTCGGCGCTGCGGGCCTCGACACCGTCGCGTTCGACGACCTGTCGAGCGGTTTCCGTTCGTTCGTCGCCGAGGACGTCCCCTTCGTCGAGGGCACCATCCTCGACGGCGAGCTGCTCGGCCGGACGATCCGCGAGCACGGCGTCACCGGTGTCGTGCACGTCGCCGGCTACAAGTACGCCGGCGTCTCGGTGCAGCGCCCGCTGCACACCTACGAGCAGAACGTGACCGGGACGGCGACGCTCCTGCGCGCGATGGCCGAGAACGACGTCACGAAGGTCGTGTTCTCGTCGAGCGCCGCGGTGTACGGCACGCCGGACGTCGACGTCGTCGTGGAGTCCACCCCGAAGGCCCCGGAGTCGCCCTACGGCGAGTCGAAGCTCATCGGCGAGTGGCTGCTGCGCGACATGGAGGTCGCTGCCGGCTTCACCACCACCTCGCTCCGGTACTTCAACGTCGTCGGCTCCGGCGAGCCGGACCTGTACGACGCCAGCCCGCACAACCTGTTCCCGCTGGTGTTCGACGCCCTGCTCGCCGGCCGGACGCCGCGGATCAACGGCGACGACTACGCCACGCCCGACGGCACCTGTGTCCGTGACTACGTGCACGTCGCGGACCTCGCGCACTCGCACGCCGTCGCGGCCCGCAAGCTCGCCGACGGGGAGCCACTCGAGCGTGCCTACAACCTCGGCAGCGGCGACGGCGTCAGCGTCCGACAGATCATGGACGCGATGGCGTCGGCGACCGGGATCGCGTTCGAGCCCGAGGTCGCTCCCCGGCGTCCGGGCGACCCGGCCCGCATCGTCGCGACCGGCGAGGCGGCCGCCCGCGACCTCGAGTGGTCGATGCGCCACACGCTCGACGAGATGGTCACGAGCGCGTGGGAAGCCCGCCGCAGCGTCTCCTGA